Genomic DNA from Desulfurivibrio alkaliphilus AHT 2:
GCAGGCTGCGGTTATCGTAGTAATTGGCTGTCATGCAGGTTGCCGCCGGCGGAGCAGGGCCGGTCTCACATCTCCTCGAACTGGCGCAACAGACCTTCGCCAACAACCCGATCAACATCGAGAAGAATCTTGACCTCGCCTTTCACCTTGGCCATCCCCAGGATATTATCACTCTCGGAGGATGATCCCATGGAAGGGGGAGGTTCTATCTCCGAGCCGGCGATATTCACCACTTCAGAAACCGAATCGACCACCATCCCGACCTGCACGGCACTGTTGCGCCCCTGCACCTCAACCACAATGACACAGGTCCGCTCGTCATACGCCTTGGCCGCCATACCGAATTTTAGCCGCAGGTCCATCACCGGAATCACCCGGCCACGCAGGTTGATCACCCCTTTTATGTAGGGCGGAGTGTGCGGCACCGCAGTGATCTCCATCACCCCGATGATCTCCCGGACCTTCAAGATCCCGACCCCGTACTCCTCGTTGGCCAGAGTAAAGGTAAGGTACTTGCCGGCCAGCTCACTGACCCCCTGCAGGCCCTCGCCGGCCCGCCTGTCTGTTTTTTCCGCCGCTAATGTCATGTCTCCTCCTCTTAATGCAACAGGTTATCGGCGCTGGTAAACGGTTACACTTATTCTGCCGCCGAGGCGATTACCCCGGCCAGATCGAGGATCAGCCCAACCCGGCCATCACCCAAGATGGTTCCTCCGGCCACGCCACGCACATCCGACATCCCGCCCAGGTTTTTGATCACGACTTCTTCCTTGCCCAACAACTCGTCCACCATCAGGGCACGGCGGCGGCCTTCATTCTCCACCACCACCACAATGGCTTCGCAAGGGTCGGTATGGGTCGGGTTCTCAACGCCGAACAGCTTGTAAAGCCGGATCACCGGCAGCAGCTCGCCCCGCACCAGCAACGACTCCCCGCGCCCGTGGACGGTGTTGTAATTCTTGCGCTCGGGCTTCATGGATTCCTGAATGGCGGTGGTGGGGATGATATAACGCTCGCTGCCCACCCGCACGATAATACCGTCAATGATGGCCAAGGTCAGCGGCAGGCGAATGGTAAACAGCGACCCCTTGCCGGGCTGGCTTTGCACTTCAACCTTGCCGCGCAACTTTTCCACCGCTTTTTTAACCACATCCATGCCCACCCCCCGGCCGGAAACATCGGTGATCTGGTCGGCGGTGGAAAAGCCGGGCATGAAGATCATATTGTTGAGTTCATGGTCGGAGAGGTTGTCGCCGGGCTGAACCAGACCCCGGCTTTCCGCCTTTTTCCTAATTTTAACGGTGTTGAGCCCTTCCCCGTCATCCTCGATCTCAATGACCATGTTGCCGCCCTTCTGGTAGGCGCGCAGGCTGACCTTGCCGGTGGGCGTTTTGCCATGCTTGACCCTTTCATCGGGGGGTTGAATGCCGTGATCCACCGAGTTGCGCATCATGTGCACCAGGGGATCATAGATGGAGTCCACCATGTTGCGGTCAATCTCGGTGTCCGCCCCTTCCATGACCAGGTTCACTTCCTTGCCGCTTTTCTTGGAGAGATCGCGAACCAGGCGGATCATCTTGTCGAAGGTCTGCTTGATGGGCACCATTCGCATGGACATGGCGGTGTGCTGCAGATCGGAAGTGATCCGGCTGAGCTGGGAAAAATCCTTGATCAGCTTGGGGTCGGCGATCTTGGCCACCAGCGGATTCTGGCGCACCAGCGATTGCATGATCACCAGCTCGCCCACGGCATTGACCAGGGCGTCGAGTTTCTCAACATCCACCTTGATGGAAGCCCCCATTTTTTTCCGGGGGGTAGCCTGGCCATTGGCGGCGGCCGGAGCGGGGCTTTCGCCGCCCTGTGGCCGCCCTGCCCCGGCCGGGGCTGGCATCGCGGCTTCGGGGGCTGTTGCCGGTTCAGCCGCGCCAGCGGAAGAGGACTGGGCTTCCCCGCCGGCAGGAACTGCCGCTGCAGCCGGCGCTCCGGTGGCGGCGCCGGCCGCTGCTGTGCCGGTTGCTGCCACGGGGGCCTCCGGAGCGCTGGCGGCCGGACTTTTTCCCTCTTGGAGGGTCTGGATATGCTCGAGTTGGGAGGTTATATCCAGATCCTGGTAGTACTCCGGGCCGTTTTCCAGCACTTCCTTGATATTTTCCACCATGCTCCGGAGCGTATCGCCAACGGTCAGGACCAGATCGATGACATCGGAATCCATCTCACGTTTGCCGTTGCGGACATCATCCAGAAGGTTTTCCGTGGCATGGGCCAGTTTATTGATGGTGCGGAGGTTGAGAAAGCCGGAAACCCCTTTGATGGTGTGAAAAGGACGGAAAATATTATTGACGATATCCAGGTCGCCGGGGTTTTGTTCCAACTCCAGGACATTGACCTCAATGCTCTCCAGGTGCTCGAAGGCCTCTTCGATAAAGCCCCCCAGCAACTCCTTGTCCTGGAGGAAGTCCGGGACGCCCCCCCCCACGGCCGGCGCTTGCTCCAAGGCGGGTGCCGGCGGTGCTTCTGGCGACACCTCCGCCGGGGCTTCAGCCGCCGCGCCAGGTTCCTTATCTTGGGCCGGCAAGGATTCCATCGGGGTCGCCTCTTGGGCCGGTTCCTCGGCCAGGGACTTGTCGCCACCCAGCAGGTCGGCAGCCGTAACGGGGTACCCGGCCTCGCTAAGATGCTGGGCAAAAGCGGCCACCCCGGCCTCATCCATATCGCTTCCCTTGCGGACCGCCTCCTGGATCTGGGTGATGGCCTTGCCCAGCAACTCATAATTTTCCGCCGAGTCAGACAGCTCGCCCATGATCATCCGCTCCAGGGCGGATTTGAAGGCATGGGCCATGGCATGAAGGACCGGCAGATTGGCCGCCTCGCCTTCAGTGGCCAGCAGATCCTCCGCCGCCGCCAGCAAATCACCCACCACCGAGAGATCACCCGGCTCGACCATGAGAATTTTCACGGCCATATCATCGAGAATTTTACTTACCGCATTTTCATCCTGGGACATGGTTATTCTCGGTTCCGTTAGTAATCGGCGGCACGGCCGATGGGCAGCCAGCAACATTTATTGATTTAAACCGGCCTCACCTACGCATAGTGCCCAAAAGACGCGACAAAGACAAGCTTTTTCTCATTCATTATCAAAAAGCTCAGGATTGCCGACG
This window encodes:
- a CDS encoding chemotaxis protein CheW; translated protein: MTLAAEKTDRRAGEGLQGVSELAGKYLTFTLANEEYGVGILKVREIIGVMEITAVPHTPPYIKGVINLRGRVIPVMDLRLKFGMAAKAYDERTCVIVVEVQGRNSAVQVGMVVDSVSEVVNIAGSEIEPPPSMGSSSESDNILGMAKVKGEVKILLDVDRVVGEGLLRQFEEM
- a CDS encoding chemotaxis protein CheA; protein product: MSQDENAVSKILDDMAVKILMVEPGDLSVVGDLLAAAEDLLATEGEAANLPVLHAMAHAFKSALERMIMGELSDSAENYELLGKAITQIQEAVRKGSDMDEAGVAAFAQHLSEAGYPVTAADLLGGDKSLAEEPAQEATPMESLPAQDKEPGAAAEAPAEVSPEAPPAPALEQAPAVGGGVPDFLQDKELLGGFIEEAFEHLESIEVNVLELEQNPGDLDIVNNIFRPFHTIKGVSGFLNLRTINKLAHATENLLDDVRNGKREMDSDVIDLVLTVGDTLRSMVENIKEVLENGPEYYQDLDITSQLEHIQTLQEGKSPAASAPEAPVAATGTAAAGAATGAPAAAAVPAGGEAQSSSAGAAEPATAPEAAMPAPAGAGRPQGGESPAPAAANGQATPRKKMGASIKVDVEKLDALVNAVGELVIMQSLVRQNPLVAKIADPKLIKDFSQLSRITSDLQHTAMSMRMVPIKQTFDKMIRLVRDLSKKSGKEVNLVMEGADTEIDRNMVDSIYDPLVHMMRNSVDHGIQPPDERVKHGKTPTGKVSLRAYQKGGNMVIEIEDDGEGLNTVKIRKKAESRGLVQPGDNLSDHELNNMIFMPGFSTADQITDVSGRGVGMDVVKKAVEKLRGKVEVQSQPGKGSLFTIRLPLTLAIIDGIIVRVGSERYIIPTTAIQESMKPERKNYNTVHGRGESLLVRGELLPVIRLYKLFGVENPTHTDPCEAIVVVVENEGRRRALMVDELLGKEEVVIKNLGGMSDVRGVAGGTILGDGRVGLILDLAGVIASAAE